From the genome of Pleuronectes platessa chromosome 12, fPlePla1.1, whole genome shotgun sequence:
TGTGTCAGCGGACTGGTTGAGAGGAGCTGGACTTCGAACAGAGCAGGAGAGTGTAAACTGTCAACTTGTCAATGAGTttacagactgtgtgtgtgtgtgtgtgtgtgttgacatgtgTGTACCCTCAGCAGTTCCACTGCCTGCTCTGTAGCTCTCCTCCTCAGCAGAAAGCAATCTATGGATTTCCGCCAACTGTGCTCGTTTGAAACGTTCCTGCAGGTCTCCGGCCAGTACGGTTATGATGGGAGGCTGGAGGACGTGGTCGAGCAGGAGTTCGCTCGGATCAAAGGTAAAGACCGTGTGCAGACATGGTGGAAGTAACGGGAGAGCGCAGGCTGATCGCTGTAAttgctgctgcccccccccctgtaaaCAGGAACCACCTACCTGGATCATGCAGGAGCCACCCTGTACCCCGAGTCTCTGCTCAGGAACTATGGCCTGGACTTATCAAGGAATGTCTACGGTGAGGGAAgtgttatttttaatgtcaaacaCACAATTTACTGGTTCCAAAAACTAGGATTTTTTATAAATcgggggccataaaggggccccACTTCTCACATAGGGGTCatttatatgtccaacatccatgcacaattcATGAtccaagctgctttcagacatgcactgaactctggaggggctgtgtttgaaaatgcaaatgtccaaCATAGAGGCTCCAGAATTTTTTGTGGAGTTTCAGTTGCCAGCCCCCTGGAATAAAGTCGTGAGGATgtctgagtgagtccatgtgagagcACAATAGGGGATCCTCCACAGGACTCCCTGATGATGTGGTTTCAAACACTTCACAGAAgcaaaactggaagaaaaaaaaaagaaatcaaatatcTCTCTAACTTCTACACGTCTATATGCCATACACatagaagagacagaggaagatgtcGAGAGatcttttggtgataagggaaGATGCCAGTGTCTAAAACATGAGATCTCTACAGCGGAATGAATCCCTTACTTCCTGCATCCGCCGGCTTGACATCCGCTCAACTGAATCCTCTGGAGATTTCTGGGTTGTTTCTTGGATgcgtctgagcggagaatctcctgctgcattttgcattttgcatgtctgagctcatgtctgaaaacagcttcataaGGTGCACATTCCTCATtctttgtttactgttagctctctaactttctgcaaagtcACACaccatttaatatatttttctaaatttgtccttgttcaagcacattgtgtacttcaaaaaagctttaacattttttatttattgttagtatCAGGACAGGGGCCCTTCATGAACCAATCAGAATTGGCTCCCGAACCCATCCCTGGATTCACCCTTGTATCTAAGTTTTGTTTATCTCCTCAACAGGGAACCCTCACAGCCATAACCCCAGCAGCAGATTGACACATGACACCATAGAGAGGGTCAGATACAGGTAAAGTCTATTCACGCCGTAATACGCCTTTATAACGGGGCCCTAGTGAGACCCTTGAATTAAACTTTACTGGTTGAAGTTagttaaaaaatagaaaatttTCTTACAGGGTATTGCAGCATTTCAATGCCACCCCCGAGGAGTACTCTGTGATTTTCACTTCTGGTTGTACAGCCGCACTCAAATTAGTGGCAGAGAGCTTTCCCTGGAGGCCGCAGACTGCGAGAGAAGCAGGGAGTCACTTCTGCTTCCTCAATGACAGCCATACCTCTGTAGTTGGCATAAGAGGGTTGACTTCTGGCCGGGGGGTAGTTACCCTGCCTGTCTCCCCACAGGACGTGGTAGACAGGGCAAAGGACGAGCCTCGGGGTGAAGATGACATTTGCCAGACACCGCACCTTTTCTGCTACCCAGCACAGAGCAACTTCTCTGGGAGGAAGTATCCCCTTAGCCACGTGAAAGGTATCCAAGCAAGACGCCTCTACCCAGCGTGCGACCACCGAGGCCGCTGGTTTGTGCTCCTCGATGCCGCCTCTCATGTCGGCTGTTCCCCTCTAAACCTACAGGAGTGCCCCGCCGACTTCATTCCCATCTCCTTCTACAAGATGTTTGGCTTCCCCACAGGTCTCGGGGCCCTGCTTGTCCGTAACGACGCAGCAGGCATACTAACAAAGTCTTATTTTGGAGGAGGCACAGCAGCAGCGTACCTTTCTGGAGAAGATTATTATGTGCATTCAGCAAACATTTCTGACAGGTAAAGTACTGCACACGCCTGCCAAAACCTTGATATTCTCTGAGGTTACAGTTGCTCTGTATCCTTACTCTGAAATGCAATGTTTTCTTGCTCCCTGATACAGATTTGAAGATGGAACTGTCTCTTTCTTGGCCATTGTTGCTCTGAATCACAGCTTTGAAGCTCTCTACAAGATCACAGGTGTTGTAACAAACCGTGTTGATTCTTAGAAAAACGTCTAAAACCTCCTTTAATAGCAAAGTCCTAATAATGCATATGCAAGTTCTTCATATTGAGTAATTGCCTCAGGTTAACACCAACACTGTCCCTGTCGTTTACCCTTTTTTCCTTCAGGGGGCATGCATAACATCCAACAGCACACGTTTGGCTTGGCCCGCTACACTTACATGCTGCTGTCAAGTCTTTGCCATGGCAACGGGCAACCGGTGGCTTGGATTTACACCGAAGGCCAGTTTGAATGTCCGAGCACACAGGGTGCAATTTTAAACTTTAACCTAATGGATTCTCATGGATTGATAATTGGGTATTCTAAGGTAAATAACCAGGGAAATAGgacttatttatattttcataacAGTTTCAATACGACACATGTATGAATAGGTAGTACGTGGACATATACCAAACTATTCCTCTGCTGTCCTCAGGTGGACAGAATGGCCAGTCTGTACAACATTCACGTGCGCACAGGCTGCTTCTGCAACACAGGGGCCTGTCAGTCCTTCCTCGGGATCACCGATCAGCAGATGAGGAGAAACCTGCAGGTAAGATCAAGCAATAGGAAAAATGTCAAAGTCTGTTAGGGGGATGAGGAGGTAGAATAAAACATTgtcctttttttcttccaggCCGGCCACGTCTGTGGAGACGGCATCGACCTGGTGGACAGCCAGCCGACCGGATCGGTTCGCGTGTCCTTTGGTTACATGTCAACATTTGAAGACTGTCAAAAGTTCCTGAACTTTGTTGCTGAGTGCTTTGTGGAGAAACCGGTCACAGTGGACCAAAAGAAACTCGAAAAGCTAAAAACAACCACAGCGACATCCCTGGGCTCAAATGAAGATCCGCCGACCAAAATTTCTAATGGAGAAATATATAAAGGAGATGAGAAGGAGCCCACAGAACCATCACTGAAGGGATTTGGACACAGAGACTCAGAAAGCCACGGGGAGGCTTATACTCTCACCAGCATCTACATATATCCCATCAAATCATGTGGAGCACATGAGGTCTGAGCAGAGTACCACCCAGTCTCTTTTcattccttttatttctttctctacCTCTCCTTatgtcttttcctctctctgttttgaCTGGGCTGTTCTTCATGCAGGTGCACGACTGGCCGGTGGGACCACAGGGTTTACTCTACGACAGAGGCTGGATGGTTGTGAACGCAAACGGCGTGTTTCTGAGTCAGAAGAGAGAAACACGTTTATGCCTAATTCACCCACAAGTCCACATGCCTTCAAACAAATTGCTCCTGCAGGCTTCAGGTCAGACAGTCTGTCCGTGGCTCACTGAAAATAAACACACCATTTAGCCGAAGGAAATTTCACCTGCAGGTGAATAAGTGTAACTTGGTTAAAGGATGTTTTGCTGTTGCCCTGCAGGAATGAACACCATTTCTGTTCCTTTGGAAAACAACACTCCAAAGCAGACAAGCCATCAGGTGTGCCAGAGCAAAGTTTGTGGTGACAGGTGAGTTGGCAAAGTTAAAACATCTGAAAGCAGCCGCTGCAGGATATACTGTCACACATATCATGTGCTCCATATCTTTCACTCATATCAATGCATTTCTCTTACTCCATCTTGACTCAAGCTCTCTACAGTGGATGGCATTATGAGGCTTCCCTCTCTCAGCTTCATATGAAtttcctgttttttgttttatcatttgtaatggaaaaacaaacaatgaacaAGAGACGATATTAATGCTCTCAGACAGATACCTGCATGACGAGTCACTGGCTGAAAACAAAAGTGTTCATCCAGTGATTCTTGGATTAGATGTCGCCGCAAATAGTAAGCAGCATCAAACTCTGTCTATTTCCCCCAGGGCCTGCTGAATATAATCGTCCTCCCTCTTCCCCCCAGGGTGGAGACTGTCGACTGTGGGGATGAGGCTGCTTCGTGGCTTTCAGACTTTCTTGGACAGCCGTGCCGTCTGATAAGACAAAGTCCTTATTTCACCCGAGACATGAAGAAGAGCCCGAGTGGAGGTACACTACATATAAGCATTTTACCTGTTCTGTCCGGCTCTTCTTCCTGGGCTTCCTTTACAGATTGATCTGTACAAGAGAAACACAGTGTAGCTGAGATCTTGCATTCCCTCCTGCTGCTTACTTGGAATTtagaattttttaattttttctgcTTTTGCAAGTTACTCTCTTTTGAAGCATGTTAATGAGAAGATGAGAAGTTCAGGCTGACGTTGGATATTCTATTGATAAATGAGGCCCAATCAGGGTCTTTCTATTCCAGGTAGCTTTATAAGATCATCTTTAACACCTGAACACCACATGGTGTCACTGATTACATTGACATGGACCTTATTCTAAATGAGACCTCATTTCAATAATGATATTAACATGAGTTGCAAATATAGTACTTATATTTTTTGATTATGACATATACATGTTGACTTAATGTCACTAAGGTTGGAGTATTTTAAATGTCTTGATTTGAGTATTGCTTGTTCAGAGGATGTTCTTATTCAGGTTAAGGTAATCAGAAGATTCTGTTTACATGACAGAATCGCAGACTATTGCCTTTATCAGGTTCATATTGGCATATTACTGTCAATGTAAATATAGTTATATAGAATAGATCAAATAGATAGTAACTCCATAtggtaataataacaatgaccTGACCAAATGGACCTAAACGCTGGCACTTCAGTTGTGGGAGGAAAATACAGCATAAATAATCTCCACTTTATCATATTCAGAAACCATATTTTGAACATGACAGGTGCTGATGATGAATGTGACAAGGCTGGGAGGATATGTCAGACAGCAAAGATAGATGTATAGACCTAACATCAGACATTATGAATTTCTAGTACATCGGAGACTTTAATATACAGAGGAGGCGATCAGCACCACTGTTTTATACATGTAGTTTAGTGTTCATGTTACAATGAGCCAGTAAACTGAATAATGTCTTCTGGCTCTGAAGGAGCTGTCAAGTCCGGGAATATTACCACGATGATGTCATGAATATCAATTGATCCTCTACCACAGTTGCTATATCACAATGTGCTGTAAATTTATAGTAATTACTACTTCATGTATGTTGATATAAGTTTGATCGATATtgataaatacagtttttttccacATACTATATTACATTAGAACTGAATTTGCAGCCTCTTTGGGGATGCACATGGTTGAATCCAGAGATCCAAATGTTTTGCTGAAGTCAGATAAATCACTGGAGTAATATGAAGCCTTTCCTTTCTAGCTGCCACCTCCACATCCCTCTCCCTGGTGAATGAAGCTCAATATCTCATGATCAACCGTGCCAGTGTGGAGCTCATTGAGAAACAAATGAGCCGCAGGTTTGAACACAGAAAGTGTTATTAAAAATATGCAGTGAAAAACACCGGGATGCACGGACGCCCAAACATTTTTGCATTGCAGTGGATAATTTCCTCGGGGTGATAATGTAACATGCAATTTCCGCATCCCCTCTTCTCCTCAGTCGGGACTATTCTGAGGGCGATCAGCTCCTTGACACACA
Proteins encoded in this window:
- the mocos gene encoding molybdenum cofactor sulfurase; its protein translation is MDFRQLCSFETFLQVSGQYGYDGRLEDVVEQEFARIKGTTYLDHAGATLYPESLLRNYGLDLSRNVYGNPHSHNPSSRLTHDTIERVRYRVLQHFNATPEEYSVIFTSGCTAALKLVAESFPWRPQTAREAGSHFCFLNDSHTSVVGIRGLTSGRGVVTLPVSPQDVVDRAKDEPRGEDDICQTPHLFCYPAQSNFSGRKYPLSHVKGIQARRLYPACDHRGRWFVLLDAASHVGCSPLNLQECPADFIPISFYKMFGFPTGLGALLVRNDAAGILTKSYFGGGTAAAYLSGEDYYVHSANISDRFEDGTVSFLAIVALNHSFEALYKITGGMHNIQQHTFGLARYTYMLLSSLCHGNGQPVAWIYTEGQFECPSTQGAILNFNLMDSHGLIIGYSKVDRMASLYNIHVRTGCFCNTGACQSFLGITDQQMRRNLQAGHVCGDGIDLVDSQPTGSVRVSFGYMSTFEDCQKFLNFVAECFVEKPVTVDQKKLEKLKTTTATSLGSNEDPPTKISNGEIYKGDEKEPTEPSLKGFGHRDSESHGEAYTLTSIYIYPIKSCGAHEVHDWPVGPQGLLYDRGWMVVNANGVFLSQKRETRLCLIHPQVHMPSNKLLLQASGMNTISVPLENNTPKQTSHQVCQSKVCGDRVETVDCGDEAASWLSDFLGQPCRLIRQSPYFTRDMKKSPSGAATSTSLSLVNEAQYLMINRASVELIEKQMSRSRDYSEGDQLLDTQNVISRFRANLVITGVEPFEEDNWSHLIIGNTRFVVAGQCGRCQMVGVDQETGTKTKEPLMSLSAYRRGKVTFGVYLTHQLPKGSLSVGCLIHPDPLTS